In Pangasianodon hypophthalmus isolate fPanHyp1 chromosome 5, fPanHyp1.pri, whole genome shotgun sequence, the DNA window TCAGTTGTCCCATTAATGATGAACAAAATTTTACATacgcaatatatatatatatatatatatatatatatatatatatatatatatatatatatatatgttattcctgcatacagttgagtgcaaaagtttgtatacccACAAGGCAAACAAAATACTGTCAAGACacacaagtaataaaaatggttaaatagTCTATGATTAGACATTAatagtaaattttaaaaaatgatgtcaaatcaaaagtttgcatctcccTTCCTGAATGTGATAAAAATACTCTGCAAAAGGCTCCCTTACTCCCTTTGCCTTAATAAATGCCTCCAATCTTTTGTACCCACTGAAAAATCCTTGTCATCTGTGTTGGCAGGCTtcgcaatgtgtgtgtgtgtgtgtgtgcgtgtatgtgtgtgtatgtgtatatatatatatatatatatatatatatatatatatatatatatatatatatatatatatatatacatacacatatatacacacacacacacacacatatacgtacAATAATTCATGAAGTCTTGATGTGACagaactgatatttttttttatcatgtagAAGCAAATCAGCAACAAAAGACCCATTTAAAATCAGAGATTTGTTCAAATGAGAACTAGCAAGTGATGCATTAATGACATGCTGTATGGTGCAACCGTAAATTAGTGTAAATATTAGGGTGAACGTAGCGCAGAGTATTTTGGATCAGGATCAGACCTAAACTGGCAGAACAGTGGGAATGTAATGCAGGCAGTAGATAACTGCAATGCAAACCTGAGGCCACTTGACACACTGCTGGTGGAAATGGAGCCTGGGCCTCCTGATGTTTACTGCAAAGCAGCTGCTGTCAGAGCCTCATGGCTGCACACAACATGGGCTCAGATGGTCGTGCAGGTCACAGCCCTGGCACTACAGGTCCAGTTTCTTATTTCTACACGATCACATTGATGTTCAAACTACAACTGAGCTGCTGCATGCTTCAAATGCAATGCGATGGTGGAGGCAGTGGAAACACACCCAGCACAGAcgtgggatttttacacacacacacacacacacacacacacacgggctaTCTGAAATTGCAGGTTTTCTGCGTTTTAATCATATGTGTACGATCACAGGCCTGAATATGCTCAGTTTTCCCTGCTGCCAAATGCGTCCATCCAGGAGATGTACACTGCACATAATGTCTGATCCAGCgcctgtctctcacacacacacacacacacacacacacacacacaccacaacgcTGTCAGCGCTCTGACACACAAAATACAAGCGGTTTCATGTGAACAACACCGATTTCCCACCTTTCTCCTGACAGTGTTCCCTTTAACTCGGAGACATTAGCTCCTGTCCCTGTTAGCTACTCAGCTAATGCACTGAATATAATAAACCAGCACATTACACGCCTTTCATCTGCTCTGACTTTTCCTACAGTGAAAATCCCTCATGTCTAGTAACAGCAGAAGGCAGAAAGAGCGACTGACCGTTACGGATCCAGGGTGACGGTGGAAGGCTCGTGAATGGGAAATGAGCAGATCCACAATGGATTTGGAGGAAAAAACCGACGTGTTGCTCAGATTCAGCTCGACTGAATCAGTCTGCGGTTAAACGCCGTTACCGTGTTCACAACCGAGAGACTCGACAGGCTCCTTCAGCTCGGAGGCGCATTTACGCTCCCGTTTCCGTTCCCGCACCGATGGGAGCTGCTGCTGTTACGGCTGCTGCTGGACCGACGCGCGTGCACGAGCCTCCGCTTCCTGTCCAGCCCTGAGATCCGGGCCAGCGGCTCCGCGAGCGCGCGCCTGCCCTGCCCGTCTTACGTCACCGCATTCACGCAATCCCCTTCAGAGGGTGTGTCCTCTCATCCCACTATTATTCCCATCCTGACCTGGTGTGTTTACTCACGAATTACTCATCTCTGTTTGCACTTTCCTTTACAGCAGGGTTCCCAAACCCTCTGGGCAAACTATCCCAAATGGAAATTATGAATTTCCCCcgaatggacattatgaatttccCCCGAATGGACATTATAGACATTATGAATTTCACCAAATTTGCATTAAGAATTTCCCTAAATGGACATTATGGACATTTTGAAATTCCCCCAAATGGACCTTATGAATGTCCCTTAAATGGACATTATAAATTTCCCACAAGTGGACACTATGACTTTCCcacaaatggacattatgaatttcccccaaatggacattatggacattatgaatttcccacaaatggacattatgaatttccTCAAGTGAACATTATGAATTTCCctcaaatggacattatgaatgtcccccaaatggacattatgaatttccccaaatggacattatgaatgtCCCCAAAATGGACATTATGGTCATTATGAAATTCCCCCAagtggacattatgaattttcccAAATGGATATTATGAATGTCCCCAAAATGGACATTATGGTCATTATGAAATTCCCCCAAGTGGACATTATGAATGTCCCCCAAATGGACATTCTGGACATTCTGAATGTTccccaaatggacattttgAATTTCTCCAAACAGACATTATGGTTGTTATGTAATTCCCCGAAATGGACATTATAAAATTCCCCCAAATGCACATTATGGACATTATGAATGttaccccaaatggacattatggtCATTATGAAATTCCCcaaaatggacattatgaatttcccgaaatggacattatgaatttccCCATGTGGACATTATGGGCATTATGAATGttccccaaatggacattatggacattatgaatttcccccaaatggacattatgaatttccaccgaatggacattatgaatgtCCCCTAAATGGACATTATAAATTTCCCCCCAATGGACATTAGGAATTTCTCCCAAATGGACACTATGAATGCTCCCCAAATGGACTTTATGAATGTCCCcaaaatggacattatgaatttccCCAAGTAGACATTATGAATTTctcccaaatggacattatgaatttccCCAAGTGGACATTATAAATTTCCCCCAAATGAACATTATGAATGctccccaaatggacattatgaatttccCCAagtggacattatgaatttcccccaaatggacattttgAAATTCACCCAAATGAACATTATGAATTACcaccaaatggacattatgaatttccCCAAGTGAATTTCCCCCATATTCACTAAATGTTTCAGCatactttcattttctttacttCTGTTGATCCACTGAGTTAGAGCAACTCGACATTGTAGAGGAAATAGTGGAGGTGGATGAATTTCCCCAagtggacattatgaatttctCCCCAAATGGACACTATGAATGCTCCCCAAATGGACTTTATGAATGTCCCcaaaatggacattatgaatttccCCAagtggacattatgaatttctcccaaatggacattatgaatacTCCCCAAATGGACACATTGGGGAATGTTCCCCAAGTGGACAATATAAATTTCCCCCAAATGAACATTATGAATTGCcgccaaatggacattatgaaattcccccaaatggacattatggacattatgaatttcccccaaatggacattatgaatgctccccaaatggacattatgaatgtCCCCCAAATGGTCATACTGAATTTCCCCAAATGCACATTATGCATTTCCGAATCTTCCGGATTATAAATTTAACTTCAAAATTCATAATTGAGGACTTGTAAATCCATATTCACTAAATGTTTCAGCatactttcattttctttacttCTGTTATTCCACTGAGTTAGAGCAACTCGACATTGTAGAGGAAATAGTGGAGGTGGATAGAAGGAGAaatttcactcactcactttcagtaactgctttattctgaacagggtcacagtggagcctatcccaggaacactacctgctgcactacCATGACACCACAGagaaatgtgtacattttattgctgaactctacactacactagtgcagcatgtcaggatattgtaaaaagctaaaatagcacatacactcttcatttaaatgtggcttgattgaatgtgactcccaggaACTCCCATTTCAAAATGGTCTTCACAGTTAGAGCAaaattcattatataaatttgtaaagtaaaacaaaaaaggggACTGTGAGTTTTTTGTCATGATCCCATTTGTAAATTAAGTGACACCCACATGGGCTCATGACCTCCAGTTGGGAAACCCCTGGTTTataacttttcttttcttttttcacacttATTATCATACtcattaattgttttattattatttatatccaAATTGATGTAGAGGTCTCTAGTATACTCTTGACCAGAGGTCCTGAAAGGTGCCCGAACGCTGTCAGGGGTCCGTGTAGGGCCCATGATTTTTGAAAATTATGTTACACTGGTAAATTACAAATCACCAAAatcaaatttattatatttattattgaattcaTATTGTTATTAGCCTCATTAACTGTTCAGTTGAATTGGATCAGATTCAATCcaatggatttaatccaaacatcaataaatagataaaagtcTTATGgtacactatatccacagtgCTACGTGTAAGATATATAGACTATTAATGGTAAAACACAAGGGGTCCAATCCCAGCGACAAGATAACATACCCTTTAGTTCCCTTTTTCCTGAAAGTGTAGCATATCCCtataatacaacaaaaaaaacccacgcacatttattttaactaaTGAGAACTTTAGTCTGTTAATGGCCCTTTATTATCACAAGCATTGAAACTGGTCAAATAGTGCATACtaagatatttattaaaaaaaataaagaaaacaaaattacaattaaaaagtttacattatgttttaataaccatgtttgcatttatatatGCCTCCAGCCTCTTTCCTTTACTCTGAACAGATTTAGGATCCTTTCAAATTATAATATTTGCACCCCACCCCCTAAGCCTCACATATCTTTTCTAACTGCCAGATTGCTTTGCACATCTTTACCCATGTGTCTTGTCATGTGAGTTATAGCTGTCAGATGTCATTCACCACCTTCTTTAAATCAGGTCTGGAGACTGAGAGGGTCATGACATAACTTTGGCTTAATTCTATTGGTTCTTTTCACGTTATTTCTCTGTTGATTTTTATGGGCTGTTGTTATGGGCAGCCTGGTGGCACGGGGGTAGCACTACCGCTTACAGCTCCAGGATGCCGGGTTGATTCTGAGTTTGGGTTACTGAGAGCAGTTTgtatgtgtgggtttcctcccccacTCCCCTtaacatgccagtaagtggatTTGCTACTCTAACTGTGTAAGTGCACTGTGCCCTTACACCCATTGTTCAAGGgacaggataaagctgttaatgaaaatgaatgattatTGTCGTGTTTCAGGGTATAGCTACATTCAACTTTTTTAATCTCTTATATTGTAGataaattggttaaaaaaaagtacaattgcACTcatctatttttaattttacctATTACTCTTCCATCCGCTCACATATATGTTGAAGAAATTGTTTTTAATCTAATCTGACATTTCATCACATTGTAGACTGTGGCATGCAGTGCAGTAAAAAGTATATGACTAATTTGTTGCACACCGTTTGTAGATTGTTGTGGACTATGTGCATTTCCAGTACAGGAAGGAAAAGGTTtgaaacaaatgcacaaactgtgtgtgaaatgtgtgcaCCAGTTTCAGTTTGAGCACCCTTCTGTAATGTTGCTGGAAGACACAGAGACTGTGTTGGTGGGTGAAAGGGGCTTTAAAGGTGGAAACATCAGCAGCCAATATATAGGGGAAGAAATTGTGAGACCAATACTGACTGTGCTCTGAGGCTACAGTCTAACCACATTAGAGAAATCACAGCTGATGAGTCATCACCACTCAAACCAAAAGTGAGACCACTATAGTCAATATATATCTGCACCCCAGAGCATGTCATTGTCCTGATAATGAAGCCACACTGTATTGCTGTTTTgaaacattcatatttttaaattgcgCACAGATATTCAGAATTTTCTTTGGATTGCTGGGTATGTGATGTTGGAGGGAAATAAGTTCAAATGAAGGCCAGACATTTGAGGAAATTACCTTGTTCATAGACTTGATCTGTGTGTATAGTGCCACCAGGTGGTTCATATCAGTTATTGCCAGtcaaaacttttattttagtaCATGCAGTGTAAATACttgaaatatgtttttgtaaacataaataatcAGATAATACTAATcagatattttacaaaaaacagacaatattccaaatattattaatcaaatattaattttttttaaattaaatataagttgttgttgttgttgttgttgttgtatatacttgtatatatatgaaatattcagTCACAACTAATCAAATGCTACTGAACTGACTACTGGTTAACAGGAACACTATTTTCAGTGTACTGATGTAAAAGATTCAAATCAGCAACTGTCATAGCTAtatacaatggaaaaaaaaaaaactaaaccaCACCCAAAAAATGTCTATTTCCCGTGCCTGTCAGACAGCAATGTCAAAAAAAACCTACTAAAAATGAGAAATACCCCCAGACTGTGCCATGTTGTGATGTGACCAATGAAAGGAAAGTTGTGACTCATTACTAAAAAGGTCTTCAGCCCCCACGCGACCTCCTCATTTCAACAGAAAAGATCAAAATAGATtgtttctacaaaaaaaaatagaaattgtgGTCCAACTTAGACTGAGTAATATGGAAAATTCTCCTTGTCCTAATTTATCTCTTTAAGGTAGAATAACTAAAATCAGTAGCTGAAGATGCTTGtggatttttaaatacagaaatttaccaatttcacaaaaataagtgacatttcagtgaGAAATTAGACTGTTGTCTTTGTGTTAGTTAGAGCTATGTATAATGTGGCACAGTTGATATATTCAAGTCAGCTGTTTTTAGGTGCCTCTAAGCTGAGCGTCCTCCCATGTgtagtcaagaacaggaaaacGGTGTCGTCTGTTCTTCTTTCACTTGTGAGAGGTAGCAATGCAGAGATGCACAGCGACTGGATTGCTTGCATTATTGTGCTCCTGTCCTTTTCTCCAATATTTTCCTGCTTTCACACCAAAGATGGGGAAAAATACAGCTTACGCATCAAAGGTTTGTGTATTTTACTCAGTATACAGACAACTGCTTAGTTTTCGGGCAAGTAGTAAAGCTACTAACATAAAGCCATTGTAAAGAGAAACAATACGTTCAATTATTATGGGGTTTGTAAGTGGTGATATCTCTGAGGAAGATATTAGTCTCTAGAAAGAATAGTTtcaaaaagaaagcaagacggaaagaatgaaagaaagaaagaaagagcagtaCTTAAACATGATACACTGTAAATAATGTAGCAAAAtagatttgatatttgatattataTATTTGGCTCAAGATCACTGCTGAGAACCTTTTAAATACCCTTATCTAgataaatatttccattttcatttatttttccaaagTAAAACGTGTCACTTGTAGCGAAAGTAAAAAccataatcaaaataaatagaGAGGAAAGTGATaagaagagaggaggagggTAGTGACAGACCACATCCTGACACCTCTCTTCTTTCTCACCAGAACCTTACAAGCTTCCAACaatgtgtgttgttgtgttttcagACAGGTACCTGGTAATACAGACAGTGATGTCAGATGCTGACAATGCTTCGATCAACTGCCCAGGTCTGGAAGTCAATAAGGAGAACGTTCATATCACTCTATACAAGGACACAGAGCTGCATTTTACAGTTTTCCAAAAGACTCAAGTAACAAACACCTCAAAGGAGAAGCAAAGGTTTAGTGCCCATGTTAAGAATGACACTGTAGATTATGTGATAGATATGCCTCAAGTCAGTGACACAGGCTTGTACAACTGCACAGTTGCACATGGAGATGCTGCCAAAACAACTCACACTTATCTTCTTGTTACAGGTACTGTATTTTCAGGTTCAAGCAGAAGCAAATAGCAACAAACAGCATATGTCTAAATGCATTAAGCCCTTTGGTAAAACTCTTATCCGATTATTGTTCTCTAGATCCAAGGCTTCCGTCCTCTATCCATGAGGGACAGACAGTGTCTTGGCTACTGCTTGCAGCAGGCTGCGGGTTACTGGCTTTGTATAACATTATTTCCACAATTGTCAGCTGCTTCTTTGCTGTGAGTGTCCACATATATGACCCACATATAATATACAAGATCAGTGACAAACTGTGTATTTCAGTTTATATCTTTCAGTTTAGATCTGCATGAGAGCACTGAGAAAAATGAcgttagcaagtgaaaatatatctTGAACACTGGCAAATTGTTCTAATATTTCtaattatgagattattataaatcaaatataagattatttagCCTATTAATTTAGCTTCTTTGTAGAAattaatgcttaaaattagaaaaatatctcccaatagaacaagattatttcaaacttgaaatgagtaaataaatgtacatatatatatatataaaagcagcatattacataagagatacttttcagacaaaaaacataacgaaggctgctgggttttgctgcaaaaataagaagcaagagCGACAGtaaaagtctccagaagaacagtggctggttctgcaagatgctcagtaacacttacagctcatttccttataaaactgcacacactgtacctgagactactatttttttttttttaaagcaaagcatcgtcacatcaaatattgactttgtttcatttattactgtttactgctctttatagttttttttaatgtagaaacatttagtttcattatttttgaaggcatctttactctacagcatttctatGCATAtgcctgagacttttgcacagtactgtatatattactaatttcaagcttgaaatattcTTGTTCTATTGGGAGATctttttctagatttttctttttcttagatttggtttattgtaattttataataggAACTACATACATGTGACTatattcaaattattttcaCTTGCTTAGATTTTTGAAGTGAGGTGCCTTGAACACCACATGGCTACgttatacaatattatacaatattatacaatatttaacatgtacaatatttctgtttctgaacCAGTGGAAACTCAAGCATCAGGATACATACCAGAATGACTACTTCAACACAAGGCCAGGAGAGTTCTCAAAAGCCAAATAAGTTCAGCATCCGCTCCAGATGCCACCCAATCACTGGCCATACCAGTTCACTTGTAACTGACCAGTAACTGACCAAGTGACTATGTCCAGTCACCTTAGTAAAAACATTGTTCTGATTGTCTAAGTATAattttgaatatgtgtgtaatttattaaaatattttctgaatatGGACTTATTGGGAAAACTGTTCAATAAAACAAAGTGTGTGAATTTGCCCAGTTGTGATTATTtccattatttaaacattttgatgttatatttttttattttaccataATTAAAACTTTTATCCAATCAATActacaatgaaaaataaatatcttagcaagtgaagatgCATTTTGCATACAGGCATTTTTTTCTGGCAGATACATTTTTCTGGCAGAAGCATTTATTTCCTGCAGTGAGCTATATTCAtgtgatatacagtaatgtGCAAAAGTCAGAGAGCACTCTTGTTTTCAATCAAATAGCCATTCagtatttattgttaattatttggcgGCAAACAATAATGATGAGACAATGTATAGTACACGAAGACCTATGtgattttctgttaaacacattttcccatcattattattattgttcataAATTACTCAAAGGTCTTCAACAGTAAAATAGTATGaagtctgtaaatattttatttgtaatattgaacTTTAACGCTGACCTGCATAAATACGTACTGCATGGCTGTTTGACTGAAAATAGAATTAATGTCCTGTACATTTTTCCATCATTATTGTTTGGTGAATGGCCAAGAGTGGactttttgcacagtactgtaattactttaaatgagcaaaaatgtacaaaaataggTTTAGTATTACAttaagaataagaagaagaaaaagaggaaaaatctcaatttaaaaacatttgtctATATTCTAGTagttttcacttgctaagatgactGTACATGTaacaatataaaacaaacacaagtcAGATGTATTATCTGGTCACATTTATTCCATCAAAATAATGTTCTGAAAATAGCGTGTACATGTTTTGTGCCACTCAGCATATATTATCATAAAATAAGAATTGAAAATTTTTAGAATGCCTGTCTCACACATGATAATCCTAAATTTCATGATTTAGCACAACTATTTCACAGAAATACCACATTACTGTTTCCATTCTTGGCTATCAGAGTTTCACTCTGAGTTTAACTCAGAATGGTTCAGTTAAACTCTGGTTAGGTTTGTTCATTTTGCTGATATGTTGCATTTTTGCAATTGCACGTTCAACATTTTTCCATCAGTTAGCTGCAAACTTGCATCACGTATGAcatgcaaatgtaaaaaattaacacaCTATACGGGCAGTTACCGTCAGCCTGAGGTTTCCTGCCACAGTCATGATGTCACAGAGGTTTCCACAATAGTTTGAAGATTTTCAAGCATAAAAAGACAATGGGAAATACCACCAGCATTACACAATGATTGCCTTCGTTATCACACTGATCGTGGGCTTCCCACTGGGGCATGGTGAGTACCCTGCAATTTAGCTACCTGTGGTcttttattagaaatattttgaAGTTTGCtaaaatttctctctttctctgtccctccAGCTTTCACTGTGTCTCAGCCCTACTATGCAGTAGGAGCGCGGGGGCAAGTGTCTTTGCATTGCACAATTAACACAAGGTCACAGCCAGAAGAAATGCGAGTGTCTGTATATAAGGGAATGTATGGGGAAGAAAGGATCTGCAGTGACTATGTCAACATCTCAAACCCTCACATAGAAACAAATGGTAGAATCTACTGCAGAGGTAATGTAAGCACAGGCAGAGTGGACCTGACCATCTTTGGCTTAAGGGGGGAGGACACTGACATCTATCGATGCCAAGTAGATGCCATCTTCCCACCACCATACATCAGCAAGTTTGGGAATGGCACTCTGGTGTATATACCAGGTAAGAGATGTTGCTGAATCTggcattctctttctcttgattTATCTCTCTCTATGTTAATGTTTGTCCACCCATGTACCTGCTTACAGACCTTGTTCGTATGTAACTGCAAAAATACTTTATCTTACCTGAATCTTTGgaatatattacatacataatgCTTACAGAACACCTGCAGTTAAAGACTTAAGtctattgcttttttttggACGTTATCACAGATAACTGAAGTTTAAGTCACTTAAATAAAAATCCTCTGAAGCATATAGACAGAATAGTGGAGTTTGAGTTACATTATCCTTTAatattgcatgtgtgtatacTCTCACCTTATATTCCTGTACTTTGTGATTGTCAGCAGTGTCTAGTAGTAGTATGAGAGTGGCAATGTTTAAGTCTTTAAGTCTTTAGAACTTactattaaacattttagagtGACACAGATGACTGAAAACTTTCGTAGTTATGTTTTAACAGTATCCTATAACTTTTGCTCAGTAAAAGCAGACACAATTGACACATGTAGGTCAGCGTAGGTGTACCTAACAACATAACAACTGAGCCTAAGTCTGTAACAACAGACAGAGAGTCTATCTAGAGGGACTCTAGAGGGAGCCAGAGATCGTAGACCAAAATGTGTGCCAGAGATCTCAAGCCATAATGTGCATTCTTAATGTTG includes these proteins:
- the LOC113526238 gene encoding uncharacterized protein LOC113526238 codes for the protein MYNVAQLIYSSQLFLGASKLSVLPCVVKNRKTVSSVLLSLVRGSNAEMHSDWIACIIVLLSFSPIFSCFHTKDGEKYSLRIKDRYLVIQTVMSDADNASINCPGLEVNKENVHITLYKDTELHFTVFQKTQVTNTSKEKQRFSAHVKNDTVDYVIDMPQVSDTGLYNCTVAHGDAAKTTHTYLLVTDPRLPSSIHEGQTVSWLLLAAGCGLLALYNIISTIVSCFFAWKLKHQDTYQNDYFNTRPGEFSKAK
- the cd28 gene encoding cytotoxic T-lymphocyte protein 4, with translation MIAFVITLIVGFPLGHAFTVSQPYYAVGARGQVSLHCTINTRSQPEEMRVSVYKGMYGEERICSDYVNISNPHIETNGRIYCRGNVSTGRVDLTIFGLRGEDTDIYRCQVDAIFPPPYISKFGNGTLVYIPDSPECPPEHTQARIQEIPEITYDQTLSFPNILLSAILITTTITLILQVMKMILTQRKSNHVTQTVSQKGDYRNFW